The stretch of DNA ggggtaaggacacagaatgatctgggggtaagggcacagaatgaactGGGGGAAAGTACACAGAATGATCTGGGGGTAAGGGCACAGAATGATCTGGgggtaagggcacagaatgaactGGGGGAAAGTACACAGAATGATCTGGGGGAAAGTACACAGGATGATCTGgaggtaagggcacagaatgaactgggggtaaggacacagaatgatctGGGGGTAAGGGCACAGAATGATCTGGGGGAAAGTACACAGGATGATCTGgaggtaagggcacagaatgaactgggggtaaggacacagaatgatctggaggtaagggcacagaatgaacaGGGGGAAAGTACACAGAATGATCTGgaggtaagggcacagaatgaacaGGGGGAAAGTACACAGAATGATCTGGGGGAAAGTACACAGGATGAtctggaggtaaggacacagaatgatctgggggtaagggcacagaatgaactgggggtaaggacacagaatgatctggaggtaagggcacagaatgaacaGGGGGAAAGTACACAGAATGATCTGGGGGAAAGTACACAGAATGAACTGGGTGAAGGACACAGAATGATCTGGGATTAACTGGGAGTAAGAACACTGAATGGACTGGGATTAACTGGGGGTAAGGACCCAGAATGAACTGGGGGTAAGAACAGAGAGTGAACTGGGAGTAAGGACCCAGAACGAACTGGGGGTAAGGACCCAGAACGAACTGGGAGTAAGGACGCAGAACAAACTGGGGGTAAGGACGCAGAATGAACTGGGAGTAAGGACCCAGAATGAACTGGGAGTAAGGACCCAGAACGAACTGGGGATCAGGACCCAGAACGAACTGGGGGTAAGGACCCAGAACGAACTGGGGGTAAGAACCCAGAACGGACTAGAGGAAAGGACCCAGAATGGACTGGGGGTAAGGACAGAGAACGAACTGGGGGTAAGGTCAGTGAATGAACTGGGAGTAAGGACACAAAACGAACTGGGGGTAAGGACAGAGAATGAAttgggagtaaggacacagaaggAACTGGAGGTAAGGACTCGAAAGGAACTGAGGGGAAGGACGTGGAAGGAACTGGGGGCAAGGACGCGGAAGGAACTGGGGGCAAGGACGCGAAAGGAACTGGGGGCAAGGACGCGAAAGGAACTGGGGGCAAGGACGCGAAAGGAATTGGGGGCAAAGACGCGAAAGGAATTGGGGGCAAAGACGCGGAAGGAACTGGGGTCAAGGACGTGAAAGGAACTGGGGGCAAGTACACATAATGAtctgggggtaaggacacagaatgtgctTGGGGTAACGACACAGAATGTGCTTGGGGTAACGACGCAGATAGAGCTTGGGGTAACGACACTGAAGGAGCTGGGGGTAACGACACAGAATGAGCTTGGGGTAACGACACTGAAGGAGCTGGGGGTAAGGACGCAGAATAAACTGGGAACAAGGGCCCAGTATGAACCAGGGATACCAACTCAGTCGGCATGTCCCTGCATGTCTGATTCTCATCTTAATCAACAGTCAGGAAATCACACTGAGGTGGGAAGAGCCAGGGCGGGGAATGAGGCAATTAAACTTTGGAGACATTTCTCACCTGTTAGTCTTCAGCTTGCCCCCATAACTCCAACCAACCTCCCAGGCCTTTGATGACGTGCTGCATATCCTAACATCTGgtgttggatgagcagaaattacctccagttaaatattgagaagactgaactaTCCGGCATTAAATTGTGTAAACGCTGCAAAGAAAGCAGAAGTATAGCAAAGTCTGATTTCCCTCTACTCCTTGTTTACAATAGAGGCAGGGCACCAACTTGCTGCTATTTGCTCATTTGCATGATTGCAGTATGCAGGCAATGCTTCCTGTGCTGTTCATTGCCTGCACATATCAGCAGAGGGCCAAAGATCATAACTGCCTGCATTATTTAAAGCTTGTCTGTACCTCTTAAAGGAGCGGTGCAATGTGGTTGCTGGAAATGCTGAGATTATTTCAAATGTTATGCTGTAGAAGAATTAATAATGGCTGATCATGGGAGAGAGTGTGCACAAAGGTTTTCAGACACaagagcacaagaacacaagagttagtagcaggattaggccatttggcccctcaagcctgatctgccactcgataagatcatggctgatctgattgtggcctcaactctactttcctgtttgctccccataaccattgattccattgtcaatcaaaaatctatctagctcagccttgaatatattcaatgacccagcctccactgctctctggtgaagagaattccacagattaacaaccctctgggagaaaagtTTTCTCCTCAccacagtcttaaatgggagacctctaatttttaaacagtgtcccctagttctagaccgtcttccccccccacccccacaaggggaaacttcctttcagCAGCAACCATGTGTTACAACCAGGTACGAAATGTGTCTAagtgtcttttgctgtctttacctggtcttattgtaacagggtttaattttaaacacactgtgttttgagctccccctttgtgaatccttgttcacagttttccaattatgaggcaaagaaaccaacacaccaggttttctcaggtttaaaggagaatgaactgggggtaaggacacagaatgatctgggggtaaggacacagaatgatctGGAGGTAAGGGCACAGAACGAACTGGGGGTAAGGACCCAGAACGAACTGGGGGTAAGGACCCAGAACGAACTAGGGGTAAGGACCCAGAACGAACAGGGGGCAAGGACCCAGAAAGTACTGTGGGTAAGGATCCAGAACGAACAGGGAGTCAGGACCCATAATGAACTGGGGGTAAAGACACTGAACCAACTGGGGTAAGTCCCAGAATGAACTGGGAGTAAGAATCCAGAACAAACAGGGAGTCAGGACACAGAACGAATAGGGAATGACTGGGAGTAAGGACACAGGATGATCTGGAGGTAAGGACACAGGATGAtctggaggtaaggacacagaatgaacTGGGGGAAAGTACACAGGATGATGTGGGGTTAAGGGCACAGAATGATCTGGGGTTAAGGGCACAG from Heterodontus francisci isolate sHetFra1 chromosome 11, sHetFra1.hap1, whole genome shotgun sequence encodes:
- the LOC137375000 gene encoding S-antigen protein-like; this translates as MNWSTQDDLEVRTQNDLGESTQDDLEVRAQNELGVRTQNDLGVRTQNDLGESTQNDLGESTQDDLEVRAQNELGVRTQNDLGESTQNDLGESTQDDLVNDLEVRTQNDLGIRAQNELGESTQNDLGVRAQNELGVRTQNELGVRTQNDLGVRAQNELGESTQNDLGVRAQNDLGVRAQNELGESTQNDLGESTQDDLEVRAQNELGVRTQNDLGVRAQNDLGESTQDDLEVRAQNELGVRTQNDLEVRAQNEQGESTQNDLEVRAQNEQGESTQNDLGESTQDDLEVRTQNDLGVRAQNELGVRTQNDLEDTEGTGGKDSKGTEGKDVEGTGGKDAEGTGGKDAKGTGGKDAKGTGGKDAKGIGGKDAKGIGGKDAEGTGVKDVKGTGGKYT